One part of the Moorena sp. SIOASIH genome encodes these proteins:
- a CDS encoding SDR family NAD(P)-dependent oxidoreductase — MGSLEGKITLVTGASRGIGKGIAIGLGEAGATVYITGRSLDSSNVTEGVSGSLRETQLAVEDAGGICIPVMVDHSDDQQVRLLFERIQDEQKGQLDLLVNNAFSGVQALKDGYEKPFWECAENLWDPVNDVGLRSHYIASVFAVRLMIQRQQGLICTISSWGGMSYIFGAAYGAGKAACDRLAADMAVELKRYNVASLSIWPGIVGTEHISSLALQMAEDKPGNQQSRLISQGYNWETPLLTGRVIAALAADPTVMQFTGRVRVVAELAEHYGIIDQDGLRPVSLRSLRFIAPMFWPPLIKYASLIPNINVPWFLLLWGILQSPKI, encoded by the coding sequence ATGGGAAGCCTTGAAGGTAAAATAACCTTAGTCACGGGTGCCAGCCGTGGTATTGGTAAAGGAATTGCGATTGGCCTTGGCGAGGCAGGTGCTACGGTATATATTACTGGTCGTAGTCTCGACAGTTCCAATGTCACAGAGGGAGTTTCCGGTAGTCTTAGGGAAACCCAATTAGCTGTGGAAGATGCTGGTGGGATTTGTATTCCGGTCATGGTAGATCATAGCGACGACCAACAAGTGCGCTTACTCTTTGAACGGATTCAAGACGAGCAGAAGGGACAACTGGATCTGCTGGTCAATAATGCCTTTTCAGGAGTGCAGGCATTGAAGGATGGATACGAAAAACCATTTTGGGAATGCGCTGAGAATCTTTGGGATCCTGTCAATGATGTCGGTCTCCGCAGCCATTATATTGCCAGTGTTTTTGCAGTTCGACTGATGATTCAGCGTCAGCAGGGGCTGATTTGCACCATCTCATCTTGGGGGGGGATGTCTTACATCTTTGGTGCCGCCTATGGAGCGGGTAAAGCCGCTTGTGATCGACTTGCTGCTGATATGGCTGTTGAACTGAAGCGATATAATGTAGCGTCCCTTTCGATTTGGCCAGGCATAGTTGGTACCGAGCATATTTCCAGTTTGGCTTTGCAAATGGCAGAAGATAAACCTGGCAATCAGCAAAGCCGACTGATCTCTCAAGGCTATAATTGGGAAACTCCCTTACTAACAGGGCGCGTTATTGCTGCCCTTGCTGCAGACCCAACTGTAATGCAGTTTACAGGCCGCGTTCGAGTTGTTGCAGAACTGGCTGAGCACTATGGGATCATAGATCAAGACGGGTTACGTCCGGTATCACTACGCTCTCTACGTTTTATAGCTCCAATGTTTTGGCCACCATTAATAAAATATGCGTCGCTGATACCTAACATTAATGTACCCTGGTTTTTATTACTATGGGGAATTCTCCAATCTCCTAAAATTTAA
- a CDS encoding NAD(P)/FAD-dependent oxidoreductase: MQVVIIGAGMSGICMAIKLKKAKINFVILEKSSQIGGTWRDNNYPGCACDIPAHLYCYSFEMKHDWNQVYPSQPEIFKYLEHCTSKYNIYPHIRFNQEVISANFNGQNCLWYVNTAEKETITANILISAWGGLNLPKLPNLNSLETFKGVSFHSARWNHSFDLTDKTVAVVGTAASAVQFIPEVAKKVKQLFIFQRTPNWITNRDDRTYSAQMQWYFKNLPILMQLHRGLLYLRNDLISFSLFTTGSFISKYLRKQLEKRIHQEIADYQVRDAVMPSYQPGCKRILINNDFYQSLNRKNVALITDNIESITTDSLVTEPGKDYKVDAIIYATGFNSLSYKKIDIRGKNGESIAEIWGNEPEAYLGISVPNFPNFFSLLGPNTGLGHSSVILMVECQVNYIIGCLNKMLREDWKSLEVKEEAMRRYYQDLWKTMEKRVWTKENCMSWYQNKDGRVFALWPGNTIQYWWATRKPIFDDYIST; the protein is encoded by the coding sequence ATGCAAGTAGTTATTATCGGTGCCGGGATGTCTGGTATCTGCATGGCTATTAAACTTAAAAAAGCCAAAATAAATTTCGTTATTCTAGAAAAATCATCTCAAATTGGAGGGACTTGGCGGGATAATAACTACCCAGGATGTGCCTGTGATATTCCAGCTCATTTATATTGCTACTCTTTTGAGATGAAACATGATTGGAACCAAGTTTATCCCTCTCAGCCAGAAATATTTAAATACTTAGAACACTGCACAAGTAAATACAATATTTATCCCCATATCCGTTTTAATCAAGAAGTTATTAGTGCCAATTTCAATGGCCAAAATTGTCTCTGGTATGTTAACACAGCTGAGAAGGAAACCATAACAGCTAATATACTGATTAGTGCCTGGGGAGGTTTAAATTTACCAAAATTACCGAATTTGAATAGCTTGGAAACCTTCAAAGGAGTCTCGTTTCACTCAGCTAGATGGAACCACAGCTTTGATTTAACTGATAAAACGGTGGCAGTTGTAGGAACTGCAGCCAGTGCAGTTCAATTTATCCCAGAAGTTGCCAAAAAAGTCAAACAACTATTCATTTTTCAAAGAACTCCTAACTGGATTACTAACCGAGACGATCGGACTTATTCAGCCCAGATGCAATGGTATTTTAAAAATTTACCTATTCTGATGCAACTCCACCGGGGATTACTATACTTACGTAATGACTTAATCAGTTTTTCCCTATTCACTACTGGAAGTTTTATTAGTAAGTACCTACGAAAACAATTGGAAAAACGCATACACCAGGAAATTGCTGACTACCAAGTAAGGGATGCGGTTATGCCCAGCTATCAACCAGGTTGTAAACGAATTTTAATTAATAACGACTTTTATCAAAGCCTAAACCGAAAAAATGTAGCCTTGATTACAGATAACATAGAAAGCATAACTACTGATAGTCTGGTTACCGAACCAGGAAAAGACTATAAAGTTGATGCTATTATCTATGCTACAGGATTTAACTCTTTGTCCTACAAAAAAATAGATATACGTGGTAAAAACGGAGAGAGTATAGCGGAGATATGGGGCAACGAACCAGAAGCGTATCTTGGTATTTCTGTTCCCAATTTTCCTAACTTTTTTAGTCTTTTAGGACCGAATACTGGTTTGGGTCATAGCTCGGTAATCTTAATGGTAGAGTGCCAAGTTAATTATATTATTGGCTGCTTGAATAAAATGCTCAGAGAAGACTGGAAATCTCTGGAAGTGAAGGAGGAAGCAATGAGACGTTATTATCAGGATTTATGGAAAACTATGGAAAAGAGGGTGTGGACAAAAGAAAACTGTATGAGTTGGTATCAAAATAAAGATGGCAGAGTATTTGCTTTGTGGCCTGGTAATACTATCCAATATTGGTGGGCTACAAGAAAACCAATTTTCGATGACTATATTTCTACCTAG
- a CDS encoding DUF4351 domain-containing protein, whose translation MAYDNICKYLAENYPGDLVRWLHGIDVTEISVLKTELNTEPIHADSLTLLQTPNQILQWEFQTLPASKPSLPLRMLKYWVRLKEKYDCPIDQVVIFLKFTRSEKAYTNQLVDTNTSHRYRVIRLWEQDPLPLLANPALLPFATLAFSESPTRLLEQVAAAVDRIEEPLAFTNISACTQLLAGLRFDQRLITELFPEEVMQESVIYQKIIQKGHKLGLLEGKREGLLEGKREGLLEGRQEEGYSIVIRQLTRRFGSVDDQLQQGIEKLSVAQLEELSEALLDFETVTDLTVWLTEHQQ comes from the coding sequence TTGGCTTACGATAATATCTGTAAATATCTCGCCGAAAACTACCCAGGGGATTTGGTCAGGTGGCTTCATGGTATTGATGTGACTGAAATCTCGGTGCTCAAAACTGAGTTAAATACCGAACCGATTCACGCCGATTCCTTGACCCTGCTGCAAACCCCTAATCAAATCTTGCAGTGGGAATTTCAAACCCTACCGGCTTCCAAGCCATCCCTACCATTGCGCATGCTCAAGTATTGGGTCAGACTCAAAGAAAAGTATGATTGTCCCATTGACCAGGTGGTGATATTTCTGAAATTCACTCGCTCAGAAAAAGCTTATACTAATCAGTTGGTAGATACTAACACCAGTCATCGCTATCGAGTAATCAGGCTGTGGGAGCAAGACCCATTACCATTATTGGCCAATCCTGCTTTATTGCCCTTCGCCACTTTAGCATTCAGTGAATCTCCGACAAGATTATTAGAGCAAGTGGCGGCAGCAGTGGATAGGATTGAAGAACCACTAGCTTTTACTAACATATCCGCTTGTACCCAGTTACTAGCTGGTTTGCGGTTCGACCAAAGGTTGATCACAGAATTATTTCCGGAGGAAGTGATGCAAGAGTCTGTAATTTATCAGAAGATCATTCAAAAAGGACATAAACTTGGTTTACTTGAAGGAAAACGTGAAGGTTTACTCGAAGGAAAACGGGAAGGTTTACTCGAAGGAAGGCAAGAGGAAGGTTACTCAATCGTGATACGTCAACTGACCCGTCGTTTTGGTAGTGTTGACGACCAGCTACAACAGGGGATTGAAAAGCTTTCTGTTGCTCAATTGGAGGAGTTGAGCGAGGCGTTGTTGGATTTTGAGACAGTCACAGATTTGACGGTATGGTTGACTGAGCATCAGCAATAA
- a CDS encoding DUF4351 domain-containing protein, with protein MAYDNICKYLAENYPADLVRWLHGIEVTEISVLKTELNTEPIHADSLTLLQTPNQILQWEFQTLPASKPSLPLRMLKYWVRLKEKYNCPIEQVVIFLKFTRSEKVYTNQLVDTNTSHRYRVIRMWEQDPELFLTNPALLPFATLAFSESPTRLLEQVAAAVDRIEEPLAFTNISACTQLLAGLRFDQRLITELFPEDVMQESVIYQKIIQKGHKLGLLEGKREGLLEGKREGLLEGKREGLLEGKQEQGYSIVRRLITRRFGNVDDQLQQGIQKLSVAQLEELSEALLDFETITDLTVWLAEHQQ; from the coding sequence TTGGCATACGATAACATATGTAAATATCTCGCCGAAAACTATCCAGCTGATTTGGTCAGGTGGCTTCATGGTATTGAGGTGACTGAAATATCGGTGTTAAAAACTGAGTTAAATACCGAACCGATTCACGCCGATTCCTTGACGCTGCTGCAAACCCCTAATCAAATCTTGCAGTGGGAATTTCAAACCCTACCGGCTTCCAAGCCATCCCTACCATTGCGGATGCTCAAGTATTGGGTCAGACTCAAAGAAAAGTATAACTGTCCCATAGAGCAGGTGGTGATATTTCTGAAATTCACTCGCTCAGAAAAAGTTTATACTAACCAGTTGGTCGATACTAACACCAGTCATCGCTATCGAGTAATCAGGATGTGGGAGCAAGACCCTGAGCTATTTTTGACCAATCCCGCCTTATTGCCCTTTGCGACTCTGGCATTCAGTGAGTCTCCAACCAGATTATTAGAGCAAGTGGCGGCAGCAGTAGATAGGATTGAAGAACCACTAGCTTTTACTAACATATCCGCTTGTACCCAGTTACTAGCTGGTTTGCGGTTTGACCAACGGTTGATCACAGAATTATTTCCGGAGGACGTGATGCAAGAGTCTGTAATTTATCAGAAGATAATTCAAAAAGGACATAAACTTGGTTTACTCGAAGGAAAACGTGAAGGTTTACTCGAAGGAAAACGGGAAGGTTTACTCGAAGGAAAACGGGAAGGTTTACTCGAAGGAAAGCAAGAGCAAGGTTACTCAATCGTTAGACGTCTGATCACCCGTCGGTTTGGTAATGTTGACGATCAGCTACAACAGGGGATCCAAAAGCTTTCTGTTGCTCAATTGGAGGAGTTGAGCGAGGCGTTGTTGGATTTTGAAACCATCACAGATTTGACGGTATGGTTAGCTGAGCATCAGCAATAA
- the shc gene encoding squalene--hopene cyclase yields MQTQDRIVHSGVTEAIANSQSYLLAQQYPDGYWWAELESNVTITAEIILLHKIWGTDKQRPLHKAEAYLRSQQRKHGGWELFYGDGGHLSCSVEAYMALRLLGVPASDSALVRARDFILKRGGISKTRIFTKFHLALIGCYSWRGIPSIPPWIMLFPQWFPFTIYEMSSWARGSTVPLLIVFDQKPVFQIQPSINLDELYTEGADHAKFELPRNSDWTDLFVLLDHGFKLAEDSNLVPFRKQGLAAAEKWVLERQEATGDWGGIIPAMLNSLLALRCLNYDLADPVVQRGLEAIDRFAIETPDSYRVQACVSPVWDTAWVLRAMVESGLEPDHPALVRGGEWLLQQQILDYGDWVVKNPQGKPGGWAFEFQNRFYPDLDDSPVVIMALNSLKLPNQKLKQAAMARGLAWIASMQCNQGGWAAFDINNNQHWLNSLPYADLKAMIDPNTADVTARVLEMLGSCNLSIESQQLEKAIAFLIQEQEADGSWFGRWGVNYIYGTSSALSALSKIAPHTHQRSIERGAAWLVKCQNLNGGWGETCLSYDDPSLKGLGISTASQTAWALIGLMAAGEATGNWAMDAIEKGVNYLVSTQEPDGSWNETEFTGTGFPSHFYLKYHFYQQYFPLLALGRYQMSVSS; encoded by the coding sequence ATGCAAACCCAAGACAGGATTGTACACTCAGGGGTTACAGAAGCGATCGCAAATAGCCAAAGCTATCTACTCGCTCAGCAATATCCCGATGGTTACTGGTGGGCAGAACTAGAATCGAATGTCACCATAACGGCGGAAATTATCCTACTCCATAAAATTTGGGGAACTGACAAACAACGACCTTTACATAAAGCGGAAGCCTATCTGCGTTCTCAACAGCGGAAACACGGTGGCTGGGAACTTTTCTATGGCGATGGTGGGCATTTGAGTTGTTCGGTGGAAGCTTATATGGCACTGCGCCTTTTAGGGGTACCCGCCAGCGACTCCGCTTTGGTCCGAGCCAGGGATTTTATTCTCAAACGGGGTGGGATCAGCAAAACCCGGATTTTCACCAAATTTCATTTAGCCTTGATTGGCTGCTATAGCTGGCGCGGGATTCCCTCGATTCCCCCCTGGATAATGTTGTTTCCGCAATGGTTTCCCTTTACGATCTATGAAATGTCTAGCTGGGCAAGGGGAAGTACAGTTCCTTTATTAATTGTCTTTGACCAGAAGCCAGTATTTCAGATTCAGCCAAGCATCAATCTAGACGAGTTATATACCGAAGGAGCTGATCACGCCAAGTTTGAGCTACCGCGCAATTCCGATTGGACAGATTTATTTGTACTGCTTGATCATGGATTTAAGTTAGCAGAAGACTCGAATTTAGTTCCATTCCGGAAGCAGGGACTGGCAGCAGCGGAAAAATGGGTCTTGGAGAGGCAAGAAGCCACAGGAGACTGGGGGGGAATTATTCCAGCAATGTTGAATTCCCTGTTAGCCTTGCGTTGTCTCAACTATGATCTTGCTGATCCGGTCGTGCAACGGGGACTCGAAGCGATTGATCGGTTTGCCATTGAAACCCCTGACAGCTACCGAGTTCAAGCCTGTGTTTCCCCAGTTTGGGATACAGCTTGGGTATTGCGAGCGATGGTGGAATCTGGTTTAGAACCGGATCATCCAGCCTTAGTTCGGGGTGGAGAATGGTTGTTGCAGCAGCAAATACTAGACTATGGGGATTGGGTGGTCAAGAATCCCCAAGGGAAACCAGGAGGATGGGCCTTTGAGTTTCAAAACCGTTTCTATCCGGATTTAGATGATTCCCCAGTGGTGATTATGGCCTTGAATAGCTTGAAACTGCCTAATCAGAAACTAAAGCAGGCAGCCATGGCTCGTGGCTTGGCTTGGATAGCATCAATGCAGTGTAACCAAGGGGGTTGGGCGGCGTTTGATATTAATAATAATCAACACTGGCTCAATTCTCTGCCCTATGCTGACCTGAAAGCTATGATTGACCCTAACACAGCGGATGTCACCGCACGGGTCCTGGAAATGCTGGGTTCGTGTAATTTATCCATAGAATCCCAGCAGTTAGAGAAAGCGATCGCATTTTTGATTCAGGAACAGGAAGCCGATGGCAGCTGGTTTGGTCGTTGGGGAGTTAACTATATCTATGGCACCAGTAGTGCTCTTTCCGCCTTGTCAAAGATAGCGCCTCACACCCACCAACGTAGTATCGAACGGGGTGCGGCTTGGCTAGTTAAATGTCAAAACCTTAATGGTGGTTGGGGTGAGACCTGTCTTAGTTACGATGATCCCAGTCTTAAGGGACTAGGAATCAGTACTGCATCTCAAACTGCTTGGGCTTTAATAGGTTTAATGGCAGCAGGAGAGGCTACTGGTAACTGGGCAATGGATGCCATTGAGAAGGGAGTCAACTACTTAGTGTCAACTCAGGAGCCCGATGGCAGTTGGAATGAAACCGAGTTTACAGGCACAGGTTTTCCCAGTCATTTTTATTTGAAGTACCACTTCTATCAACAATATTTCCCCTTGTTGGCCTTGGGACGGTATCAAATGTCTGTTTCAAGTTGA
- a CDS encoding glycosyltransferase gives MDTIGLGITVLSLGIWIGLLGFRGQFWRADQRLVLETFPTGSLGQGESLPKVCAVIPARNEAELLPTTLRSLLAQDYPGCLTVILVDDQSTDQTCTIAQALAQESNQSSERFQLEVLSGQELPPGWTGKLWALEQGIRHGQQQNPAPDYFLFTDADIEHDPANLRQLVTKAEMEHLDLVSLMVLLRCQDFWERLLIPAFVFFFQKLYPFAWVNNPTKSTAAAAGGCILIRHQALNRIGGIEVVRQALIDDCALAQAVKSSNTGSFAPLAPQFWGVQNSQSPPILGDLGGFSKTNQQRPGFGGIWLGLSQSTRSLRPYPSLASIWNMIARTAFTQLEYSPWLLVGTVMGMTLIYLVAPIGLILSVLTGHWLSAIASLVTWLLMALAYLPTLRLYQCSPLLGFCLPGIGLLYTLMTIDSAWRHWQGKGGAWKGRVYSVEG, from the coding sequence ATGGATACAATCGGATTAGGAATCACTGTTCTATCCTTAGGGATTTGGATCGGATTACTAGGATTTCGGGGTCAGTTTTGGCGAGCAGACCAACGGCTGGTTCTAGAGACGTTCCCTACCGGGTCTCTAGGTCAAGGGGAATCCTTACCCAAGGTTTGTGCTGTAATTCCAGCTCGTAATGAAGCTGAGTTGCTCCCCACGACATTGCGATCGCTTTTAGCTCAAGACTACCCTGGCTGCTTGACGGTGATTCTAGTGGATGACCAAAGCACCGATCAAACCTGCACCATTGCTCAAGCCCTTGCCCAGGAAAGCAACCAATCCTCCGAACGATTCCAACTAGAAGTATTATCCGGTCAAGAGTTACCCCCTGGCTGGACTGGTAAACTCTGGGCCTTAGAACAAGGGATTCGTCATGGGCAGCAGCAAAACCCTGCTCCAGATTATTTTTTATTTACTGATGCTGATATTGAGCATGATCCAGCCAATCTCCGTCAACTGGTTACCAAAGCCGAGATGGAACACTTGGATCTAGTTTCCCTAATGGTGTTGCTCAGATGCCAAGACTTTTGGGAGCGACTACTTATTCCTGCTTTTGTGTTCTTCTTTCAAAAACTGTATCCCTTTGCTTGGGTCAATAACCCCACAAAATCTACTGCGGCTGCCGCTGGAGGATGTATTTTAATTCGCCATCAAGCCTTAAACCGCATCGGTGGGATTGAGGTGGTGCGTCAAGCATTAATCGATGATTGCGCCCTCGCTCAAGCAGTTAAATCTAGTAATACAGGAAGTTTCGCCCCCCTAGCCCCCCAATTTTGGGGGGTACAAAACTCTCAAAGTCCCCCAATTTTGGGGGATTTAGGGGGCTTTAGCAAAACCAATCAGCAACGCCCTGGCTTTGGTGGCATTTGGTTAGGGCTAAGTCAATCAACCCGCAGCTTACGACCATATCCTTCTTTAGCCAGTATCTGGAATATGATTGCTCGCACGGCTTTTACCCAACTAGAGTATTCCCCATGGCTATTAGTAGGTACGGTGATGGGAATGACCTTAATTTATCTAGTAGCCCCGATTGGTTTGATCCTTAGTGTTTTGACTGGACATTGGCTGAGTGCGATCGCATCTCTGGTGACATGGTTACTGATGGCTTTAGCTTACTTACCCACACTGCGTCTATATCAATGTTCTCCTCTGCTGGGATTTTGCTTACCTGGGATCGGGTTGCTCTATACCCTGATGACTATAGATTCAGCATGGCGACATTGGCAAGGAAAGGGGGGGGCTTGGAAAGGAAGGGTTTATTCGGTTGAGGGTTGA
- a CDS encoding iron uptake porin, which translates to MPKLTWSLPHVTPAAIAAAFLLTPNGLANESQPKSTTAQELSIAVELLPPISVGVMDQVTPASQLLPGSPITELPTSTQEFDHELTPHIEPNIEPIDDPMAQVTSVFQLSDVQPTDWAFQALQSIVERYSCMAGYPDSSYRGNRPLNRYEFAAALNTCFDQLSKVIAAPDLSSSYFKEDLDAIKRLQGEFTVELARLRGNLDAVTARTAEVEITEFSTTTKLNGEVDFILIDYFTDNKAAPCCSSPTQDDSLTTTFTGQALLSFDTSFTGKDLLRTRIDSSDVPELNNPLDGTDMTLYDFETDTDQEFVLTELYYRFPISDRIQAHIAAAGLSADEITDPLNPVSALSRFGVHNPVYRLAEGGGAAIRYQFNDSIRISVAYLGSAASISNPTEGNGLFNGQFGAFTQLTLTPNQRLGIGLNYVHYYSPEPNSGVDVTGSTGSQFSQAPFGDQTATSANGFGLQARYRFSPGFTLGGWLSYINANAESSPRQSGLDGSKGAKADIWTWAITMAFPDLGKEGNELGFVFGMPPRLAENDIKSRQDSDVSYHLETFYRYQINDNISITPGLFVIISPEHNSNNNSIIVPMLKTKFIF; encoded by the coding sequence ATGCCCAAACTGACTTGGAGCTTGCCCCATGTAACTCCAGCTGCGATCGCTGCAGCGTTTCTACTAACTCCCAATGGTCTAGCCAATGAATCTCAACCAAAGTCAACAACCGCCCAGGAATTATCCATAGCAGTAGAGTTACTTCCCCCCATCTCTGTGGGCGTGATGGATCAGGTGACACCTGCTTCCCAGTTGTTACCAGGGTCACCAATAACAGAATTACCAACAAGTACACAAGAGTTTGACCATGAACTAACTCCCCATATCGAACCCAATATCGAACCGATCGATGATCCGATGGCTCAGGTCACATCAGTATTCCAGTTATCGGATGTGCAGCCCACAGATTGGGCATTCCAAGCCTTACAATCTATCGTAGAGCGCTACAGTTGCATGGCAGGATATCCTGACAGTAGCTATCGTGGCAATCGTCCCCTCAACCGTTATGAATTTGCTGCTGCTCTCAATACCTGTTTCGATCAGCTCAGTAAGGTGATTGCTGCTCCCGATTTGTCATCTTCCTACTTTAAAGAAGATCTAGACGCAATCAAGCGTTTGCAAGGAGAGTTTACCGTGGAACTAGCTCGACTGCGTGGTAACCTCGATGCTGTCACCGCTCGTACTGCTGAAGTGGAAATAACTGAGTTTTCCACCACGACTAAGCTCAATGGCGAAGTAGACTTTATCCTAATTGACTACTTCACTGATAATAAAGCTGCCCCTTGTTGCAGTAGCCCTACTCAAGACGATAGTCTCACCACTACATTCACAGGTCAAGCCCTATTATCCTTTGATACCAGTTTCACCGGTAAAGACCTGTTACGCACTAGAATCGATAGCTCAGATGTGCCTGAATTGAATAACCCCCTTGATGGCACAGACATGACTCTCTATGACTTTGAGACAGATACTGACCAGGAGTTTGTCTTAACCGAACTATATTATCGATTCCCGATTAGCGATCGCATTCAAGCTCATATTGCAGCAGCCGGTCTGTCAGCCGATGAGATTACAGACCCCCTCAATCCCGTCTCAGCCCTCTCCCGTTTTGGAGTACATAACCCAGTTTATCGCCTAGCTGAAGGTGGTGGAGCTGCTATTCGTTATCAATTTAATGACTCAATTAGAATCAGTGTAGCTTATTTAGGTAGTGCCGCTAGTATCTCTAATCCCACCGAAGGTAATGGGCTATTTAATGGTCAATTTGGTGCTTTCACTCAGCTAACCTTAACACCAAATCAGCGTTTAGGGATTGGATTGAATTATGTCCATTACTATTCTCCTGAACCCAACTCAGGAGTTGATGTCACTGGCAGTACTGGCAGTCAATTTTCCCAAGCACCCTTTGGTGATCAAACCGCTACCTCCGCTAATGGGTTTGGTTTACAAGCGAGATATCGATTTAGTCCTGGTTTTACCCTTGGGGGTTGGCTTAGTTATATCAATGCCAACGCCGAATCCTCTCCCCGCCAAAGTGGTTTGGATGGCTCAAAGGGGGCTAAAGCTGATATTTGGACTTGGGCGATAACCATGGCATTTCCCGATTTAGGCAAAGAAGGCAATGAATTAGGTTTCGTTTTTGGAATGCCCCCTAGACTAGCTGAAAATGATATTAAAAGTCGTCAAGATTCAGATGTATCCTATCACTTAGAGACTTTTTATCGCTACCAAATTAATGACAACATATCCATCACTCCTGGTCTATTTGTAATTATATCTCCAGAACACAACAGTAACAATAATAGTATAATAGTACCAATGCTAAAAACTAAATTTATTTTTTGA
- a CDS encoding ribonuclease Z: MEITFLGTSSGVPTRSRNVSSVALRLPQRAEVWLFDCGEGTQHQLLRSDLKTSQIRRMFITHLHGDHIFGIPGLLASCGLAGNIDRVDIYGPPGLDSYLQACLKYSRTHLAFPFKVHTIKPGLLYEDQEFTVSCLPLEHRVPAFGYRICEKDRPGRFNVEKAIALGIPSGPLYGKLKRGETITLPNGREIKGIELCGAPETGRKVVYCTDTIFCEQAIELAKDGDVLIHEATFAHQDAQMAIERLHSTSTMAAQVALGAGVKQLIMTHFSPRYAPGNPLRLDDLLQEARAIFPNTILAYDFFTYEVPRRRSEEKEVVC; this comes from the coding sequence GTGGAAATTACATTTTTAGGAACTAGCTCCGGAGTCCCAACGCGATCGCGCAATGTGTCCAGTGTAGCGCTGCGCTTACCTCAGCGTGCAGAAGTCTGGCTGTTTGACTGTGGCGAAGGTACTCAGCATCAACTTTTGCGGAGTGACCTGAAAACCAGCCAGATCAGACGAATGTTCATTACCCACCTCCATGGCGACCATATTTTTGGTATCCCAGGTCTGTTGGCAAGCTGTGGCTTAGCGGGAAACATCGACAGGGTTGATATTTATGGACCACCGGGTTTAGATAGTTATCTCCAAGCTTGCCTAAAATACTCTCGCACCCATTTGGCATTCCCCTTCAAAGTTCACACGATCAAACCTGGTTTACTCTACGAAGACCAGGAATTTACCGTTAGCTGTCTACCCCTGGAGCATCGTGTGCCAGCCTTTGGCTATCGAATATGTGAAAAAGACCGACCGGGCAGGTTTAATGTAGAAAAAGCGATCGCATTAGGAATTCCCTCGGGTCCCCTTTACGGTAAACTCAAACGGGGAGAAACGATTACCCTACCTAATGGCCGTGAGATTAAGGGCATTGAATTGTGTGGAGCACCCGAAACTGGTCGTAAAGTAGTTTATTGTACCGATACTATCTTCTGTGAGCAGGCCATTGAACTGGCAAAGGATGGGGATGTGTTGATTCACGAAGCTACTTTTGCCCATCAAGACGCTCAGATGGCTATTGAGCGCTTACATTCTACGTCTACCATGGCAGCTCAAGTTGCCCTTGGTGCAGGAGTCAAACAGCTAATTATGACCCATTTCAGTCCTCGTTATGCTCCAGGAAACCCCCTGAGGTTAGATGATTTGCTTCAAGAAGCACGGGCAATTTTCCCAAATACCATCTTAGCCTATGATTTCTTCACCTATGAGGTACCTAGACGACGTTCAGAAGAAAAAGAAGTGGTTTGTTGA